From a region of the Methanolobus tindarius DSM 2278 genome:
- a CDS encoding nickel-dependent hydrogenase large subunit has translation MTKVVVDPLTRIEGHLRVSTEVDDNGVITDAQSSGMLFRGIERIMMKRDPRDAARLVQRICGLCPTAQSMASVNALDDLFGVAESIPKDALVTRNIIQGLNTLTSHATHFYVLWMPDIVNPAYRDILATVDNTGPALWKELLSRFAPISYKMDGEAITPGAGYINAIKQKKNLEEAMALIGGKMPHQMSTIAGGVTYLPTVADIGKLTSYYLNLMDFVNTSTLSVGAETWLDNTFRASSPQKAVNFVMEHLQEVVDGSLASQNFSKAKGWGDLELFAAFGSELIGETLGLPATFKFDRTGQYAEDANVGYLTYGVFYDVENGDGYNPTEFGKSGFQQAAFINSSLEKKSFNHEYITEETTHAFYETDEGLHPFDGVTEPVRTADEISYEGGSDSKYTWMKAPRYNGIPCEVGPISRMLAMGEPLTVGLMNLFKDNGYSAANSFTRMIAKMQETLILSEQLLKWVTVDLDPNGKYYVDTDLKMAKDSEGIGLWEAPRGALGHWIKSGSDSMVTNFQMVVPTTWNASPRDKNGVAGPLEQALIGTKISAAENMMGIDNTNPTGILHTARSFDPCIACAVHTIDLSNKDKEQGTFTIV, from the coding sequence ATGACAAAAGTAGTAGTAGATCCATTAACACGTATCGAAGGACACCTCCGTGTATCAACTGAAGTTGACGATAATGGCGTAATTACAGATGCACAGAGCTCAGGAATGCTTTTCAGAGGTATTGAGCGCATTATGATGAAACGTGATCCAAGGGATGCAGCACGTCTTGTCCAGAGAATCTGTGGACTCTGCCCAACAGCACAGTCAATGGCTTCAGTAAATGCACTTGACGACCTTTTCGGTGTTGCAGAATCAATTCCAAAAGATGCACTTGTAACAAGGAACATCATCCAGGGTCTTAACACCCTTACCAGCCACGCAACACACTTCTATGTACTGTGGATGCCTGACATAGTAAACCCTGCTTACAGGGACATTCTGGCAACAGTAGACAACACCGGTCCAGCACTTTGGAAAGAGTTACTTTCACGCTTTGCACCTATCAGCTACAAGATGGATGGAGAAGCCATCACACCAGGTGCCGGATACATTAACGCCATCAAACAGAAGAAGAATCTCGAAGAAGCAATGGCACTCATTGGTGGAAAGATGCCACACCAGATGTCAACCATCGCTGGTGGTGTAACATACCTCCCAACCGTTGCTGACATTGGAAAACTTACTTCTTATTATCTTAACCTCATGGACTTCGTTAACACTTCAACTCTAAGTGTTGGTGCAGAGACATGGCTTGACAACACCTTCAGAGCAAGCTCTCCACAGAAAGCAGTGAACTTTGTCATGGAACACCTTCAGGAAGTTGTTGACGGTTCACTTGCATCACAGAACTTCTCAAAAGCAAAGGGATGGGGAGACCTTGAACTCTTTGCAGCATTTGGTTCTGAGCTTATCGGAGAAACACTCGGACTTCCTGCAACTTTCAAATTTGACAGAACAGGACAATACGCAGAGGATGCAAATGTCGGTTACCTGACATACGGTGTATTCTATGATGTTGAGAACGGTGACGGTTACAACCCTACAGAATTTGGAAAGTCAGGATTCCAGCAGGCTGCATTCATTAACAGCTCACTCGAGAAGAAATCCTTCAACCATGAGTACATCACAGAGGAAACCACACACGCATTCTACGAAACTGATGAAGGTCTCCATCCATTTGACGGTGTAACAGAACCTGTCAGAACAGCTGATGAGATCAGCTATGAAGGCGGCAGTGACAGCAAGTACACATGGATGAAAGCACCACGTTACAATGGAATTCCATGTGAGGTCGGACCAATTTCCCGTATGCTTGCAATGGGAGAGCCACTTACAGTCGGTCTTATGAACCTCTTCAAGGACAACGGTTATTCAGCTGCTAACAGCTTCACAAGAATGATCGCTAAGATGCAGGAAACCCTCATACTCTCAGAACAGTTGCTCAAATGGGTAACCGTGGATCTTGATCCAAACGGAAAATACTACGTTGACACTGACCTGAAAATGGCAAAGGATTCCGAAGGCATCGGTCTGTGGGAAGCACCTCGTGGAGCTCTCGGACACTGGATCAAATCCGGTTCAGACTCAATGGTAACAAACTTCCAGATGGTTGTTCCAACCACATGGAACGCATCACCAAGAGACAAGAACGGTGTAGCAGGTCCTCTTGAGCAGGCTCTTATCGGCACAAAGATCTCAGCAGCAGAGAACATGATGGGAATTGACAATACCAACCCAACAGGAATTCTTCACACTGCAAGATCATTTGACCCATGTATTGCATGTGCTGTTCACACAATTGACCTTAGCAATAAGGACAAAGAACAGGGCACATTCACAATTGTATAA
- a CDS encoding cytochrome b: MRRRQRLTPEDKRIINLHDGERHIERYSFLERFAHFAHLLSLFVLLFTGFKIYLGWDFMSYHLALYVHMIFAIVFILANWVLIPYNIATTEVPHCEKCKSGEHNEFIHSAMNIAGRYLLGPQDFKNMYHIMLNFIGKGDYPAFTVYDVKNKGYIGKLHPVTKFLLVFEGMAVAVIVFTGIVIYNINWGFFGIPVSPILLAIGDFVAPLFGMGTIFFMRTLHLAMAYFFIIEVIIHVGIIEMDPKVWKYHKAIFIGGHEDICDHSYVKLINTETEAEA, encoded by the coding sequence ATGAGGAGAAGACAAAGACTAACTCCCGAAGATAAGAGGATAATTAATCTTCACGACGGAGAAAGGCATATCGAGAGATATTCCTTCCTTGAGAGGTTTGCACACTTTGCACACCTCCTTTCACTGTTTGTCCTGCTGTTCACAGGATTTAAGATCTACCTTGGATGGGATTTCATGAGCTATCACCTGGCTCTTTACGTCCATATGATATTTGCCATTGTGTTCATCCTGGCAAACTGGGTACTTATCCCTTACAACATTGCAACCACAGAAGTCCCTCACTGTGAGAAATGTAAGTCAGGTGAACACAATGAGTTTATTCACTCAGCTATGAACATTGCAGGCAGGTACCTTCTTGGTCCACAGGACTTCAAGAACATGTACCATATTATGCTCAACTTCATAGGAAAAGGCGACTACCCTGCCTTCACCGTCTATGATGTGAAGAACAAGGGTTACATTGGAAAACTCCACCCGGTTACCAAATTCCTTCTTGTGTTTGAAGGTATGGCAGTAGCGGTTATTGTATTCACAGGAATTGTGATCTATAACATCAACTGGGGATTTTTCGGAATTCCTGTAAGCCCGATATTACTTGCAATAGGTGACTTTGTTGCACCACTGTTTGGTATGGGAACAATATTCTTCATGCGTACACTTCACCTTGCAATGGCTTACTTCTTCATCATAGAAGTGATAATCCACGTAGGTATAATCGAGATGGATCCAAAGGTATGGAAATACCACAAAGCGATCTTCATCGGCGGTCATGAAGATATCTGCGACCATAGCTATGTAAAGCTCATCAATACAGAGACAGAAGCAGAAGCCTGA
- a CDS encoding hydrogenase maturation protease yields MLGCGNPLVGDDGIGIHVIEKLSEIRDELPDEVELIDAGVCGLEMLNMLEDASNVIIVDAVKGAGNVGSVHRLSVDDVKEAASGNDGLSVHDISLADVLNIAEQVQEMPDQLTIFAIEIEKADEISLDLSDKVQGSLDTTVKLIIDEISAMKAC; encoded by the coding sequence ATACTTGGTTGTGGTAATCCCCTTGTGGGTGATGACGGAATTGGCATTCATGTCATTGAGAAGTTAAGCGAGATCAGGGACGAACTTCCTGATGAAGTTGAACTTATCGATGCTGGTGTCTGCGGACTTGAAATGTTGAACATGCTGGAAGATGCCAGTAATGTTATCATAGTCGATGCAGTCAAGGGTGCCGGTAACGTCGGTTCTGTTCATCGGTTGTCAGTCGATGATGTAAAAGAAGCCGCATCCGGTAATGACGGTCTGTCTGTTCACGATATCAGTCTTGCAGACGTGCTCAATATAGCCGAACAGGTTCAGGAAATGCCAGACCAGCTCACGATCTTTGCCATAGAGATTGAGAAGGCCGATGAGATTTCACTTGACCTGTCGGATAAGGTACAGGGTTCACTGGACACGACTGTTAAGCTGATTATTGATGAAATCAGTGCGATGAAAGCTTGTTGA
- a CDS encoding helix-turn-helix domain-containing protein: MENPRSTPLEELLVWILSVDRRVILMESIDNHQVIKASDVAQKTNRSTQNISRALKELKNKGIIKCLTPEKTTWKRYMLTDTGKEVRQRLQQYH, from the coding sequence ATGGAAAATCCACGCTCAACTCCGTTAGAGGAACTACTTGTCTGGATCCTCAGTGTTGACCGCCGTGTCATCCTTATGGAGTCTATAGACAATCATCAGGTCATTAAAGCATCTGATGTCGCACAGAAAACGAACAGATCAACTCAAAACATAAGCCGTGCTTTGAAGGAACTCAAAAATAAAGGCATTATTAAATGTCTTACACCTGAAAAGACTACCTGGAAAAGGTATATGTTAACAGATACGGGAAAAGAGGTTAGACAAAGATTACAACAGTACCACTGA
- a CDS encoding dihydrofolate reductase family protein: MREVILLITCSLDGYIADENGNVDWLLDEDEYDFDSFLAKTDTLLMGHKTYRQVLGFGKWPYEGKECYVFTTRSPYPEDEKINDRIIFSNDPVGVTENLILGTGGFIWVVGGSSIISPLLNKGLISELRIAIQPIILGKGIPLFRDIRKDIRLDLKSSQEYESGIIELVYHLHKK; encoded by the coding sequence ATGCGTGAAGTAATATTGTTAATAACATGCAGCCTTGATGGCTATATTGCAGACGAAAATGGTAATGTAGACTGGCTGCTGGATGAAGACGAATATGATTTTGATAGCTTCCTTGCTAAAACAGACACTCTGCTCATGGGACACAAAACCTACAGGCAGGTACTTGGTTTTGGCAAGTGGCCATATGAAGGAAAAGAATGTTACGTTTTTACAACCCGTAGTCCATATCCTGAGGATGAAAAAATAAATGACCGGATTATATTTTCCAACGATCCGGTAGGTGTCACAGAGAATCTCATCCTTGGAACCGGTGGTTTCATATGGGTCGTTGGTGGTTCTTCCATAATATCACCTCTTCTTAACAAAGGACTTATCAGTGAGCTGAGGATTGCAATACAACCAATTATTCTTGGAAAAGGGATCCCTCTTTTCAGAGATATCAGGAAGGACATCAGGCTTGATCTAAAATCATCACAGGAATATGAGTCTGGTATTATAGAACTTGTGTACCATCTGCATAAAAAGTAG
- a CDS encoding NTF2-like N-terminal transpeptidase domain-containing protein has protein sequence MKKQITILIVTLALLTAGCAGIGSSPTKTVENFASEYSQENYDTCYDMMSTAYKEETSLSDFVDICKDVNPDKYEFIEVTNEYVNENTAVVDVLVNESSVAIKFSLENFIEVEPEYNEVTKELDLVKQEDEWKITEFPYALT, from the coding sequence ATGAAAAAACAAATAACAATCCTGATTGTAACGCTAGCTCTTCTGACTGCAGGATGTGCAGGTATTGGAAGCAGTCCTACAAAGACTGTGGAGAATTTTGCATCAGAATATAGCCAGGAAAACTATGATACCTGTTATGACATGATGTCAACAGCTTACAAAGAAGAGACATCGCTTTCAGATTTTGTAGATATCTGCAAGGATGTAAATCCTGACAAGTATGAGTTTATAGAAGTGACAAATGAATATGTAAACGAGAATACTGCAGTTGTTGATGTTCTTGTAAATGAGTCATCTGTTGCTATCAAATTCTCTCTTGAGAATTTCATTGAAGTTGAACCTGAATATAATGAGGTTACAAAGGAACTTGATCTTGTAAAGCAGGAAGATGAATGGAAAATCACAGAGTTCCCATACGCACTGACATGA
- a CDS encoding RrF2 family transcriptional regulator has product MKLSTKSEYACLALIDLSENYGSGYIKIEDICHRQDLPRKYIEQLLLSLKRAGYVKSRRGADGGYMLAKEPAQISLAEIVRLMDGALAPVNSVSKYFYECTPLEKNEALIKVFREIRDYIADKMENTTFADLIKE; this is encoded by the coding sequence ATGAAACTTTCAACAAAAAGTGAATATGCATGTCTGGCACTCATAGACCTTTCAGAAAACTATGGTTCAGGATACATAAAAATAGAAGATATCTGTCACAGACAGGATCTTCCCAGGAAATACATCGAGCAGCTATTATTATCCTTAAAAAGAGCTGGATACGTGAAAAGCCGTCGTGGAGCTGATGGCGGTTATATGCTGGCCAAAGAGCCTGCACAAATATCCCTTGCAGAGATCGTTAGGTTAATGGACGGGGCTCTGGCTCCGGTTAATTCGGTGAGCAAATATTTCTATGAATGCACACCGCTTGAAAAGAATGAAGCACTGATCAAAGTGTTCAGAGAGATCAGAGACTACATTGCTGATAAAATGGAGAATACGACTTTTGCTGATCTGATAAAGGAATAA
- a CDS encoding winged helix-turn-helix domain-containing protein has product MMDTVNMTGEIQNTMSDEELVAWVLGVDRRIVVLGSMKKRPILKASDIAQETNRSTQNISRALKEFNEKGFITCLNPEKTTWKRYTITSTGKELLEKFDDMFFDPN; this is encoded by the coding sequence ATGATGGACACAGTCAATATGACAGGAGAAATTCAAAACACCATGTCTGATGAAGAACTGGTTGCATGGGTACTTGGTGTTGACAGACGCATTGTGGTGCTTGGTTCCATGAAAAAACGTCCAATCCTTAAAGCATCTGATATTGCTCAGGAAACAAACAGATCTACACAGAATATAAGCCGTGCTCTTAAGGAATTCAACGAAAAAGGGTTCATTACATGTCTTAATCCAGAAAAAACCACATGGAAGAGATATACAATCACAAGTACAGGAAAAGAATTACTGGAAAAATTCGACGACATGTTCTTTGATCCAAATTAA
- a CDS encoding helix-turn-helix domain-containing protein — MLKIMGAIGMENTTQTYMSDEEMIAWVLGVDRRIVVLGSMKNNPILKASDIAQETNRSTQNISRALKEFNEKGFIMCLNPEKTTWKRYTITSAGKELLEKLDDIYFDPN; from the coding sequence TTGTTGAAGATTATGGGAGCAATTGGTATGGAGAACACTACTCAAACCTACATGTCAGATGAAGAAATGATTGCATGGGTACTTGGTGTTGACAGGCGAATTGTAGTTCTTGGATCCATGAAAAATAATCCAATACTTAAAGCATCTGATATTGCTCAGGAAACAAACAGGTCTACACAGAACATAAGCCGTGCTCTTAAAGAGTTCAACGAAAAAGGTTTCATTATGTGTCTTAATCCTGAAAAAACCACATGGAAAAGATACACAATTACAAGTGCCGGAAAAGAGTTACTGGAAAAACTCGACGACATTTATTTCGATCCGAATTAA
- a CDS encoding thiamine pyrophosphate-binding protein — MEEMNGAEILVKSLEDLGVKQIFGYTGAAILPVFHALEKSDIEIVINSNEQSAAFSAAGYSRSSNEVGVAIVTSGPAITNTLTSVADAYGDSIPLLVFAGQVPGHKIGTDSFQHINVQGIFGEAAKKVMLISDGDDLESIIKDAYYFAKSGKPGPVVIDIPLDKQQKMHEYQDMNVIRFEESYHDDRHLCEEQCEEFFQLFLNSKRPLLYLGGGLNSEAGSHAIREFNNYFQIPSVNTLMAKGVLDGRDDLNLGMLGMFGTPYANMLIQENDFFFAIGVRWDDRVAEKVGFAIGTDIAYIDINPEKMHQIKIERGPKFTFIGDAATAIMDLLNYAKKHNITLNIYEWQERARFLKRSWPLDYSRESEFIQSAEVMSLLSEYVDGNTMVTTGVGNQQMLAAQYLPMQKAKSFMSSGSFGTMGFSMPTSIGVHYANPQARVIAIDGDGSLRMNLGELHTIASLDLPIKILMLNNRSDGMVQNLQDAAYDGKRTGTQRPKDVHFAEIAESFGFAFAERIADRKDLKDGMGAFLNSEGPCFLEVCTDREEVLYPKVPAGGAYKDMILGPYIRQVEDDS; from the coding sequence ATGGAAGAAATGAATGGAGCAGAAATATTAGTTAAAAGTCTGGAGGACCTCGGGGTCAAACAAATTTTCGGTTACACCGGAGCGGCGATACTGCCGGTTTTCCATGCACTTGAAAAGAGTGACATCGAGATAGTCATTAACTCGAACGAGCAGTCAGCAGCTTTCAGTGCAGCCGGTTATTCCCGATCCAGCAACGAGGTAGGTGTTGCTATAGTTACATCAGGACCTGCAATCACCAACACACTTACGAGTGTCGCTGATGCCTATGGTGACAGTATTCCCCTACTGGTCTTTGCCGGTCAGGTCCCCGGACATAAGATAGGCACCGATTCATTCCAGCATATCAATGTACAGGGCATATTCGGGGAAGCTGCCAAGAAAGTCATGCTTATTTCTGATGGTGACGACCTCGAGTCAATAATCAAAGATGCATATTACTTTGCAAAATCAGGAAAGCCGGGGCCTGTTGTCATAGATATTCCGCTGGATAAACAGCAGAAAATGCATGAGTACCAGGACATGAACGTCATAAGGTTTGAGGAAAGTTATCATGATGACAGGCATCTCTGCGAGGAACAGTGTGAAGAATTCTTCCAGTTATTCCTTAATTCAAAAAGGCCGCTGCTCTATCTTGGAGGAGGTCTCAATTCTGAAGCCGGAAGCCATGCAATCAGGGAGTTTAACAACTACTTCCAGATACCGTCGGTTAACACCCTCATGGCAAAAGGAGTCCTGGATGGTCGGGATGACCTCAATCTCGGAATGCTTGGAATGTTTGGAACACCATACGCCAACATGCTAATTCAGGAGAATGATTTCTTCTTTGCAATAGGGGTTCGCTGGGATGACAGGGTTGCAGAGAAGGTCGGTTTTGCAATAGGTACAGACATAGCTTATATCGACATAAATCCTGAGAAAATGCATCAGATAAAGATTGAAAGAGGACCTAAATTCACATTTATCGGAGATGCTGCTACAGCTATCATGGACCTGCTCAACTATGCTAAAAAACATAACATCACGTTGAACATCTATGAATGGCAGGAACGTGCAAGATTCCTGAAGAGGTCCTGGCCGCTGGATTATAGCCGGGAGTCCGAATTTATCCAGTCTGCTGAGGTTATGTCACTTCTGTCAGAATATGTTGATGGCAATACAATGGTTACAACAGGTGTCGGAAATCAGCAGATGCTTGCAGCACAGTATCTTCCAATGCAGAAAGCAAAATCGTTCATGAGTTCTGGGTCCTTTGGAACAATGGGATTCTCCATGCCAACATCCATTGGTGTTCACTATGCTAATCCGCAAGCAAGGGTCATAGCAATAGACGGTGACGGAAGTCTGCGGATGAACCTTGGTGAACTGCATACAATCGCATCACTTGACCTGCCAATTAAGATACTCATGCTCAACAACAGGAGTGATGGAATGGTCCAGAACCTGCAGGATGCAGCTTATGATGGTAAAAGAACAGGAACACAAAGACCAAAGGATGTCCACTTTGCGGAGATTGCAGAGTCTTTCGGGTTTGCTTTTGCTGAAAGGATTGCTGACAGGAAAGATCTGAAAGACGGAATGGGAGCTTTCCTTAACTCAGAAGGACCATGCTTCCTTGAGGTCTGTACAGACAGGGAAGAAGTTCTTTATCCAAAGGTTCCTGCCGGTGGAGCATATAAGGACATGATTCTTGGTCCGTATATTAGGCAGGTTGAAGATGATTCTTAA